A single Desulfuromonas sp. DNA region contains:
- the nhaA gene encoding Na+/H+ antiporter NhaA, with the protein MLNFDELPYKLAVFMRPFEDFFKRQASGGFVLMAATALALFLANSPLSDAYHHFWEFELTVGFDSFGLTQSLHHWINDGLMAVFFFVVGLEIKREFLAGELASVRKAALPIAGAIGGMLVPALLFHLVAPEGPEAKGWGIPMATDIAFALGILALLGPRITRSMAIFLTALAIVDDLGAVLVIALFYTGELSTAALGAAAVCLLLLVIGNRLGVQHPNYFALVGLALWIALLKSGVHASIAGVLIGATIPVRPRHFHEEFLAKAEDLLQRYRQLRRTDGPFHNEEKLGTLLALEHICHDAMSPLQRMEHEMHHWVIFGVMPIFALANAGLTLTPGDLQASLSHPVTVGVTLGLLLGKPLGIVFFSWLAVRLGVADLPAGANWTAMFGVGMLGGIGFTMSLFISNLAYLDPALVAYAKVGIFAASIFAGVAGFALLHHAGRRRPSAEP; encoded by the coding sequence ATGCTCAATTTCGATGAACTGCCCTACAAGCTTGCGGTCTTCATGCGTCCCTTCGAGGACTTCTTCAAGCGCCAGGCCTCCGGAGGGTTTGTCCTCATGGCGGCGACGGCGCTCGCCCTTTTTCTGGCCAACTCCCCCCTGAGCGATGCCTACCACCACTTCTGGGAGTTCGAACTGACCGTCGGTTTCGACAGCTTCGGGCTGACCCAGAGCCTGCACCACTGGATCAACGACGGGCTGATGGCGGTCTTTTTCTTCGTCGTCGGTCTGGAGATCAAGCGCGAGTTCCTGGCCGGCGAGCTCGCCAGCGTCCGCAAGGCCGCCCTGCCGATTGCCGGGGCGATCGGGGGGATGCTGGTGCCGGCGCTGCTGTTCCACCTGGTTGCTCCGGAGGGGCCCGAGGCCAAGGGCTGGGGTATCCCCATGGCCACCGATATCGCTTTTGCCCTCGGCATTCTCGCCCTGCTCGGGCCGCGCATCACCCGCTCCATGGCGATCTTTCTCACCGCCCTGGCGATCGTCGACGACCTCGGCGCAGTGCTGGTCATCGCCCTTTTCTATACCGGCGAGCTCTCGACCGCCGCCCTGGGCGCGGCCGCCGTCTGCCTGCTGTTGCTGGTGATCGGCAACCGCCTCGGAGTGCAGCACCCCAACTACTTCGCCCTGGTCGGCCTGGCGCTCTGGATCGCCCTGCTCAAGTCCGGGGTGCACGCCTCGATCGCCGGGGTGCTCATCGGCGCCACCATCCCGGTCCGGCCCCGCCATTTCCACGAGGAGTTCCTGGCCAAGGCCGAAGACCTGCTGCAGCGCTATCGGCAGCTGCGCCGCACCGATGGCCCCTTTCACAACGAGGAGAAGCTCGGCACCCTGCTCGCGCTCGAGCACATCTGCCACGACGCCATGAGCCCTCTGCAGCGCATGGAGCACGAAATGCATCACTGGGTCATCTTCGGGGTGATGCCGATTTTCGCCCTGGCCAACGCCGGGCTGACTTTGACTCCGGGCGACCTGCAGGCCTCCCTGTCCCACCCGGTGACCGTTGGGGTCACGCTCGGGCTGCTGCTCGGAAAACCCCTGGGGATCGTTTTCTTCTCCTGGCTCGCGGTGCGGCTGGGGGTGGCCGACCTGCCTGCCGGTGCGAACTGGACGGCGATGTTCGGGGTGGGGATGCTCGGCGGAATCGGATTCACAATGTCCCTCTTCATTTCGAACCTGGCCTATCTTGATCCGGCCCTGGTGGCTTACGCCAAGGTCGGCATCTTTGCCGCGTCGATTTTTGCCGGGGTGGCCGGTTTCGCCCTGTTGCATCACGCCGGCCGGCGCCGGCCGTCTGCCGAGCCCTGA
- the ileS gene encoding isoleucine--tRNA ligase, which yields MDYKETLNLPQTDFPMRGNLPQREPQTLKRWEEMGLYAKIEKAGQDRPNFTMHDGPPYANGHTHIGHALNKILKDVVMKSRRMQGFYVPYVPGWDCHGLPIELMVDKKLGKKKLEMTKAQVRKECRAYAAEWVGIQSEEFKRLGVFGDWEHPYLTMHTSYEAATARELARFAERGGLFKGKKPIHWCSSCVTALAEAEVEYADHTSPSIYVKFPYAGTLPAEASALAGKTVSFVIWTTTPWTIPANLGICLNPELDYVGVEVGGADGEVLVMAEGLYETVLKELGIDDYRVMATLKSAGFERQTCRHPFYDRDSLIVLGDHVTLEAGTGCVHTAPGHGQEDYQVGLQYGLEIYNPVNDYGKYRDDVEFFGGMKITAANDAVCAKMTEVGALLQESKVTHSYPHCWRCKKPVIFRATEQWFISMEANTLREKALEEIDRVKWIPAWGHDRIYNMVENRPDWCISRQRSWGVPITVFYCEKCGEALADGKTMHHVADLFEEAGSDLWYEKEAAELLPAGTACPSCGHGAFTKESDILDVWFDSGVSHAAVVEKRDELSTPADLYLEGSDQHRGWFHSSLLASVGTRDQAPYKAVLTHGFVVDGKGKKMSKSTGNVVAPEEVIKKYGVEILRLWVAAQDYRDDIRISQEILQRLSDAYRRIRNTARYILGNIHDFDPSADSVPDGDLLEIDRWALSRLEGLVKRVERSYGEYEFHVLYHAVHNFCSVDMSAFYLDVLKDRLYTAPKKSLGRRSAQTAMYRILDALTRLIAPVLSFTADEIWAELPGEREESVHLAAFPRFVESLFDDRLEERYGRLLKVRSDVSKALELARGEKVVGHSLDARVFIEAPAGEWRELLEAYRDELATLCIVSQAELAEGLEGAVAGEEVDGLKVRVEKAGGDKCERCWNYSPSVGESDAHPTVCGSCREALAG from the coding sequence ATGGACTACAAAGAGACCCTCAACCTGCCGCAGACCGACTTCCCCATGCGGGGCAACCTGCCCCAGCGCGAGCCGCAGACGCTCAAGCGCTGGGAGGAGATGGGGCTCTATGCAAAGATTGAAAAGGCCGGCCAGGACCGCCCCAACTTTACCATGCACGACGGCCCTCCCTACGCCAACGGCCACACCCACATCGGCCATGCCCTCAACAAGATCCTCAAGGACGTTGTCATGAAGAGCCGGCGCATGCAGGGCTTCTACGTCCCCTACGTGCCGGGCTGGGACTGCCACGGCCTGCCGATCGAACTGATGGTCGACAAGAAGCTCGGCAAGAAGAAGCTGGAGATGACCAAGGCGCAGGTGCGCAAGGAATGCCGCGCCTACGCCGCGGAGTGGGTCGGCATCCAGAGCGAGGAGTTCAAGCGCCTCGGGGTCTTCGGCGACTGGGAGCACCCCTACCTGACCATGCACACCAGCTACGAGGCGGCCACCGCCCGGGAACTCGCCCGCTTCGCCGAGCGGGGCGGCCTCTTCAAGGGCAAGAAGCCGATCCACTGGTGCTCCTCCTGCGTCACCGCGCTCGCCGAGGCCGAGGTCGAGTACGCCGACCACACCTCCCCCTCGATCTACGTCAAGTTCCCCTACGCCGGCACCCTCCCCGCCGAGGCGTCGGCCCTGGCAGGGAAGACGGTCTCCTTCGTTATCTGGACCACGACTCCCTGGACGATCCCCGCCAACCTCGGCATTTGCCTCAACCCCGAGCTCGACTACGTCGGCGTCGAGGTCGGCGGCGCCGACGGTGAGGTGCTGGTGATGGCCGAGGGGCTGTACGAGACGGTGCTGAAGGAACTCGGCATCGACGACTACCGGGTCATGGCGACCCTCAAATCCGCCGGCTTCGAGCGGCAGACCTGCCGCCATCCCTTCTACGACCGCGACTCCCTCATCGTCCTCGGCGACCACGTCACCCTCGAGGCCGGCACCGGCTGCGTCCACACCGCCCCCGGCCACGGCCAGGAGGACTACCAGGTCGGCCTGCAGTACGGCCTGGAGATCTACAACCCCGTCAACGACTACGGCAAGTACCGGGACGACGTCGAATTCTTCGGCGGCATGAAGATCACCGCCGCCAACGACGCCGTCTGCGCCAAGATGACCGAGGTCGGGGCGCTGCTCCAGGAAAGCAAGGTGACCCACAGCTATCCCCACTGCTGGCGCTGCAAGAAGCCGGTGATCTTCCGCGCCACCGAGCAGTGGTTCATCTCCATGGAGGCCAACACGCTGCGCGAGAAGGCCCTCGAGGAGATCGACCGGGTCAAATGGATCCCCGCCTGGGGGCACGACCGCATCTACAACATGGTCGAGAACCGCCCCGACTGGTGCATCAGCCGCCAGCGCTCCTGGGGGGTTCCGATCACCGTCTTCTACTGCGAGAAGTGCGGCGAGGCCCTCGCCGACGGCAAGACGATGCACCATGTCGCCGACCTCTTCGAGGAGGCCGGCAGCGACCTCTGGTACGAGAAGGAAGCGGCGGAGCTTCTCCCGGCGGGGACGGCCTGCCCGTCCTGCGGCCACGGCGCCTTCACCAAGGAGAGCGACATCCTCGACGTCTGGTTCGACTCCGGCGTCTCCCACGCCGCGGTCGTCGAGAAGCGCGACGAGCTCTCCACCCCCGCCGATCTCTACCTCGAGGGGAGCGACCAGCACCGCGGCTGGTTCCACTCGAGCCTCCTCGCTTCCGTCGGAACCCGGGATCAGGCCCCCTACAAGGCGGTCCTCACCCACGGCTTCGTCGTCGACGGCAAGGGGAAGAAGATGTCCAAGTCGACGGGGAACGTCGTCGCCCCGGAGGAGGTCATCAAGAAGTACGGCGTCGAGATCCTGCGCCTGTGGGTCGCCGCCCAGGACTACCGGGACGACATCCGCATCAGCCAGGAGATCCTGCAGCGCCTCTCCGACGCATACCGCCGGATCCGCAACACGGCCCGCTACATCCTCGGCAACATCCATGACTTCGACCCGTCCGCCGACAGCGTCCCCGACGGCGACCTGCTGGAGATCGACCGCTGGGCCCTCTCCAGGCTCGAGGGCCTGGTGAAGCGGGTCGAGCGTTCATACGGCGAGTACGAGTTCCACGTCCTCTATCACGCCGTGCACAACTTCTGCTCCGTTGACATGAGCGCTTTTTACCTCGATGTGCTCAAGGACCGGCTCTACACCGCGCCGAAAAAGAGTCTCGGGAGGCGCAGCGCCCAGACGGCCATGTACCGGATCCTCGACGCCCTGACACGGCTGATTGCCCCGGTCCTCTCCTTCACCGCCGACGAGATCTGGGCGGAGCTGCCCGGCGAACGCGAGGAAAGCGTACATCTGGCCGCTTTTCCCCGCTTCGTGGAGAGCCTCTTCGATGACCGGCTCGAGGAGCGCTACGGGCGTCTGCTCAAGGTGCGCTCCGACGTTTCCAAGGCCCTGGAGCTGGCCCGGGGCGAGAAAGTCGTCGGCCATTCCCTCGATGCCAGGGTCTTTATCGAGGCCCCCGCGGGCGAGTGGCGGGAGCTGCTCGAGGCCTACCGGGACGAGTTGGCGACCCTGTGCATCGTCTCCCAGGCCGAGCTCGCCGAGGGGCTGGAGGGGGCCGTCGCCGGCGAGGAGGTCGATGGCCTCAAGGTCCGTGTCGAGAAGGCCGGCGGCGATAAGTGCGAGCGCTGCTGGAACTATTCGCCGAGCGTTGGCGAGTCGGATGCCCATCCCACCGTCTGCGGCAGCTGCCGCGAAGCACTGGCTGGTTGA
- a CDS encoding flavodoxin family protein, producing MSEHILVLNASPRADKGITELILETFLSSCRKAGATTETIYLSKMDITPCAGELACFFRQWKKCEVFPKDDGNLIAEKFRQADRVVLASPLHVYGVASHLTRTMERLVCLAGSNLAINDGVWTHPPPYKANRPSAVIGVCAFPGAHNFVLFKETMLTMQKVFWLQPGGNVLVPMSRDLSVLGGADPRRAEHQRILDACARAGVEFMKNDCISRETEEEISRPAGPIEELVKTFESYFVAMQGAS from the coding sequence ATGTCTGAGCACATTCTGGTCCTCAACGCCAGTCCGCGGGCCGACAAGGGGATCACAGAGCTGATCCTCGAGACCTTCCTCTCCAGTTGCCGGAAGGCCGGGGCCACGACTGAAACGATCTACCTGTCCAAAATGGACATCACCCCCTGCGCGGGGGAGCTGGCCTGTTTTTTCCGCCAATGGAAGAAATGCGAGGTTTTCCCCAAGGACGACGGCAACCTCATCGCCGAGAAGTTCAGGCAGGCCGACCGGGTGGTGCTCGCCTCCCCCCTCCACGTCTACGGGGTGGCGTCCCACCTGACCCGCACCATGGAGCGCCTGGTCTGCCTGGCGGGATCGAACCTGGCGATCAACGACGGCGTATGGACCCACCCGCCGCCCTACAAAGCGAACCGCCCCTCGGCGGTGATCGGGGTCTGCGCTTTCCCCGGGGCGCACAACTTCGTGCTGTTCAAAGAGACGATGCTGACCATGCAGAAGGTGTTCTGGCTTCAGCCCGGCGGCAACGTCCTGGTCCCCATGTCCCGCGACCTCTCCGTCCTCGGCGGCGCCGACCCCCGGCGCGCAGAGCACCAGAGGATTCTCGACGCCTGCGCCCGGGCCGGAGTCGAATTCATGAAAAACGACTGTATTTCCCGGGAAACCGAAGAGGAGATTTCCCGGCCCGCGGGGCCCATCGAAGAGCTGGTAAAAACCTTCGAGAGCTACTTCGTCGCCATGCAGGGAGCCTCCTGA
- a CDS encoding GMC family oxidoreductase: MPAVKGGTSCDFLIVGSGAGGGTLARELAKRGRQVLVIERGKARDKVGAFLDGYRFFDLRHYPRVVPRAIRKRPFSPPRSKEGVILWRALMAGGSTVISCGNGVRSMERELAEMGVALEQEFAEAEKEMGLSPIDERLLSPGSLRIREAAGRLDHEMRPMPKFIKTDRCNKCGHCHFGCARQAKWTAVDYLREAEKLGAKVLYEARVTEVRVERGKARGVRCVGPDGPLDIDAKVVILAAGGLETPAILQRSRLKEAGGGFFLDLMWNTYGVTDGLHQDREPVMALVELGNHSRGFLLSPFMNQPRLARSMETGPATALRPSHNMLGIMTKISDEANGRVLPDGSFSKPVTARDRRRLAEGAAISRRILAEAGAAPASLGESRIQGAHPGGTAAIGTVVGTDLQTAADNLFVCDASVLPAEHFPEASRMPPILTIVALAKRLAKTLAGEAGIIAEPVPVPTS; encoded by the coding sequence ATGCCCGCCGTGAAGGGCGGAACAAGCTGCGATTTCCTCATCGTCGGCTCCGGAGCCGGCGGCGGGACCCTGGCCCGGGAACTGGCCAAAAGGGGCCGGCAGGTCCTGGTCATCGAGCGGGGGAAGGCACGGGACAAGGTCGGGGCCTTCCTGGACGGGTACCGTTTTTTCGACCTGCGGCACTATCCCCGGGTCGTCCCCCGGGCGATCCGCAAACGCCCCTTCTCCCCGCCCCGCTCGAAGGAGGGGGTGATCCTCTGGCGAGCCCTGATGGCGGGAGGCAGCACGGTCATCTCCTGCGGCAACGGCGTCCGCTCCATGGAACGGGAACTGGCCGAGATGGGGGTCGCCCTGGAACAGGAGTTCGCCGAGGCGGAAAAGGAGATGGGCCTCTCCCCCATCGATGAACGGCTCCTTTCCCCAGGCTCGCTCCGAATACGGGAAGCGGCGGGCAGGCTCGACCACGAGATGCGGCCGATGCCCAAGTTCATCAAGACCGACCGATGCAACAAGTGCGGCCACTGCCACTTCGGCTGCGCGCGGCAGGCCAAGTGGACGGCCGTGGACTACCTGCGGGAGGCGGAAAAGCTGGGCGCCAAGGTCCTCTACGAAGCCCGGGTGACGGAGGTGCGGGTGGAGCGGGGGAAAGCGAGGGGGGTCCGCTGCGTGGGCCCCGACGGCCCGCTCGATATCGACGCCAAGGTCGTCATCCTGGCTGCGGGGGGCCTTGAAACCCCCGCCATCCTTCAGCGTTCCCGGTTAAAAGAGGCGGGTGGGGGGTTTTTCCTTGACCTGATGTGGAACACCTACGGGGTCACGGACGGCCTTCACCAGGACCGCGAACCGGTCATGGCGCTGGTCGAGCTCGGGAACCATTCCCGGGGATTCCTTCTCTCCCCCTTCATGAACCAGCCCCGGCTGGCGCGTTCCATGGAAACCGGACCGGCGACCGCACTGCGGCCTTCGCACAACATGCTCGGCATCATGACCAAGATCAGCGACGAGGCCAACGGTCGGGTCCTTCCCGACGGCAGCTTCTCGAAGCCGGTGACCGCCAGGGACCGAAGGCGGCTGGCCGAAGGGGCCGCAATCTCCCGCCGAATCCTGGCCGAGGCGGGGGCGGCGCCCGCCTCCCTTGGCGAATCGAGGATCCAGGGCGCCCACCCCGGCGGCACCGCCGCCATCGGCACCGTGGTCGGCACAGACCTGCAGACCGCCGCGGACAACCTCTTCGTGTGCGACGCCAGCGTCCTGCCGGCAGAGCACTTTCCCGAAGCGAGCCGCATGCCCCCCATCCTCACCATTGTCGCCTTGGCCAAGCGCCTCGCCAAGACCCTGGCAGGGGAGGCCGGGATCATCGCTGAACCGGTTCCCGTCCCGACAAGTTAG
- a CDS encoding MTH1187 family thiamine-binding protein: MAIVEVSITPLGTSTPGVSSYVAGCLEILRASGLAHQLTPMGTVIEGDLDAIFAVLRRMHEAPFAAGAARVSTQVKIDDRRDRTGHTMAGKVRAVEEKLDPQAASGD; encoded by the coding sequence ATGGCCATTGTTGAAGTCAGCATCACCCCTCTCGGGACGTCGACCCCGGGGGTTTCCAGCTATGTCGCCGGTTGCCTTGAGATTCTCAGGGCGAGCGGCCTGGCTCATCAGCTGACCCCCATGGGGACTGTGATCGAGGGCGATCTGGACGCCATCTTCGCGGTTCTGCGCCGGATGCACGAGGCGCCCTTCGCCGCCGGTGCGGCGCGGGTCTCGACCCAGGTCAAGATCGACGACCGCCGGGATCGGACGGGACACACCATGGCTGGCAAGGTACGGGCGGTCGAGGAGAAACTCGATCCGCAGGCCGCATCCGGGGACTAG
- the lspA gene encoding signal peptidase II, which translates to MMISARYRTLAWVSAIVLILDQVTKLYVDSRFVLHESVTVLENFLHITYVRNKGAAFGILADNALRLPFFIGVSLVACIGILWYLHRTGDNQKLLHLALALIFGGAIGNFIDRVRLGEVIDFIYAHWYEHYWPAFNVADSAISVGVVLLLVDLWVEERRKKVP; encoded by the coding sequence ATGATGATCTCTGCCCGCTACCGCACCCTGGCCTGGGTCAGCGCAATCGTCCTGATTCTGGATCAAGTCACCAAGCTCTACGTCGACAGCCGTTTCGTCCTTCACGAGTCGGTGACGGTGCTGGAGAACTTCCTCCACATCACCTATGTGCGCAACAAGGGGGCGGCTTTCGGCATCCTCGCCGACAACGCCCTGCGCCTGCCATTTTTTATCGGGGTCTCCCTCGTCGCCTGCATCGGCATTCTCTGGTACCTGCACCGCACCGGCGACAACCAGAAGTTGCTACATCTCGCCCTGGCCCTGATCTTCGGTGGGGCCATCGGCAACTTTATCGATCGGGTGCGCCTCGGCGAGGTCATCGACTTCATCTACGCCCACTGGTACGAACACTACTGGCCCGCCTTCAACGTCGCCGACTCGGCGATCTCCGTCGGGGTCGTGCTGCTGCTGGTCGACCTGTGGGTGGAGGAGCGTCGCAAGAAGGTTCCCTGA
- the mltG gene encoding endolytic transglycosylase MltG translates to MGKRTITLWILISAVILPLVLLGGVFGLFLFRPVAPPGERLVTVAPGQPFNQVATRLEKEGVVDSALGLKLLARLQGAARQVQAGNYEFSSPASPREVLARLVSGDVRRLRFTVPEGLTLAEIAAKLEAEGFGRARAFLELSGDQGFIRGLDLPGPTLEGYLFPETYTVTAGMPERELVEAMVRELRRRLSPELVAQATGRGLNVHQLLTLASIIQKEAGNLAEMPLISAVFHNRLKRGIALQADPTVIYGVKDFDGNLTRKHLNTPTPYNTYLRRGLPPGPIANPGEDALRAAAEPAPAEYLYFVARGDGTHAFSSTLREHNRAVRKYQLRR, encoded by the coding sequence ATGGGCAAACGTACCATTACTCTCTGGATCCTGATCTCGGCCGTGATTCTGCCCCTCGTTTTGCTGGGCGGTGTTTTCGGCCTTTTTTTGTTTCGGCCGGTGGCCCCCCCGGGGGAGCGGCTGGTGACGGTCGCCCCGGGCCAGCCCTTCAACCAGGTGGCGACCCGACTCGAGAAAGAGGGGGTTGTCGACAGCGCCCTGGGGCTGAAGCTGCTGGCCCGCCTGCAGGGGGCGGCCCGCCAGGTCCAGGCCGGCAATTACGAGTTCTCCTCCCCCGCATCCCCCCGCGAGGTCCTGGCCCGCCTGGTCAGCGGCGATGTCCGACGGCTGCGCTTCACCGTTCCCGAGGGCCTGACCCTTGCGGAGATCGCGGCCAAGCTCGAAGCCGAGGGTTTCGGGCGGGCCCGCGCCTTTCTGGAACTGTCCGGCGACCAGGGCTTTATCCGTGGGCTCGATCTTCCCGGCCCGACCCTCGAGGGCTACCTCTTTCCCGAGACCTACACCGTGACCGCCGGAATGCCCGAACGGGAGCTGGTCGAGGCCATGGTCCGGGAGCTTCGCCGCCGCCTCTCCCCGGAGCTGGTCGCCCAGGCCACGGGGCGCGGGCTGAACGTCCACCAGCTCCTCACCCTTGCCTCCATTATTCAGAAGGAGGCCGGCAACCTGGCGGAAATGCCACTGATCTCCGCCGTCTTTCACAACCGGCTGAAGAGGGGCATCGCCCTGCAGGCCGACCCGACGGTGATCTACGGGGTGAAGGATTTTGACGGCAACCTCACCCGCAAGCATCTCAACACCCCTACCCCCTATAATACCTACCTTCGTCGGGGCCTGCCTCCGGGGCCGATTGCCAACCCGGGAGAGGACGCCCTGCGCGCCGCCGCCGAACCGGCTCCGGCGGAGTACCTTTACTTCGTCGCCCGCGGTGACGGAACCCATGCCTTCTCCTCCACCCTGCGCGAGCACAACCGGGCGGTTCGCAAATACCAGCTGCGGCGCTAA
- a CDS encoding NAD(P)/FAD-dependent oxidoreductase, with the protein MQPYSSEVAKESYDALVIGSGLGGLTSAALLARAGKKVLVLERHYVPGGFTHTFSQGGYEWDAGVHYVGKFHKHGTNLQRIFDYLAEGRLEWDSMDSVYDRAIIAGDVYDFETGPEKQIERMIGYFPAEEKAIREYYRLLGKIDPLARLFFAERALHPRLSQVAGIVPKWLFRRYSDRTTYDVLHGLTSNEKLISVLCAQHGNYGLPPRKSSFAVHALVAEHYLDGGSYPRGGSAGIYEAIAPVIEQNGGRVVVKADVQEILLHRGKAVCVRMTNGDELRAAVTISNAGARNTFEHLLPAKDNRLGPVRDDLARVGPSTAIVGVYLGLNGSDRELALPGSNYWLYDSYDMDDDYRRFRRAPDSDPYFAYISFPSKRDSQWAEKHPGKASIQVLGIGPYDWFERWEKSRLGGRGADYEALKEEMKEKLLQKLYSVLPQVKGRVEVCVASTPLSTRHFSNYRRGEIYGLEHTPERFRLNWLRAQTPVKNLFLTGQDIVTVGVAGALLSGVITGSAILKKNLLWRILKGRPI; encoded by the coding sequence ATGCAACCCTACTCCTCAGAAGTGGCAAAGGAAAGCTACGACGCCCTGGTCATCGGCTCCGGCCTGGGAGGCCTGACGAGCGCGGCCCTCCTCGCCAGGGCGGGGAAAAAAGTCCTGGTCCTGGAACGCCACTATGTCCCGGGCGGGTTCACCCACACCTTCTCCCAGGGAGGCTACGAGTGGGACGCCGGGGTCCATTACGTCGGCAAGTTTCACAAGCACGGAACCAACCTCCAGAGGATCTTCGACTATCTGGCCGAGGGGCGCCTGGAATGGGATTCCATGGACAGCGTCTACGACCGGGCCATTATCGCGGGAGACGTCTACGACTTCGAGACCGGGCCCGAAAAACAGATCGAGCGCATGATCGGCTATTTCCCCGCCGAGGAAAAAGCGATCCGCGAGTACTACCGGCTTCTCGGAAAAATTGATCCCCTGGCCAGGCTGTTCTTTGCCGAGCGAGCCCTGCATCCCCGGCTGAGCCAGGTGGCAGGCATTGTCCCGAAATGGCTCTTCCGCCGATACTCCGACCGAACGACCTACGATGTCCTTCACGGCCTGACGAGCAACGAAAAGCTCATCTCCGTCCTCTGCGCCCAGCACGGCAATTACGGCCTGCCCCCCCGAAAGAGCAGCTTTGCCGTGCACGCCCTGGTGGCCGAGCATTATCTCGACGGAGGAAGCTATCCGCGGGGAGGCTCCGCAGGCATCTACGAGGCCATCGCCCCGGTCATCGAGCAAAACGGCGGCAGGGTCGTGGTCAAAGCCGACGTTCAGGAGATCCTTCTGCACAGGGGAAAGGCCGTCTGCGTCAGGATGACCAACGGGGACGAACTGCGCGCCGCCGTGACCATCAGCAACGCCGGTGCGCGCAACACCTTCGAGCACCTTCTCCCGGCAAAGGACAACCGCCTCGGCCCGGTGCGGGACGACCTGGCCCGGGTCGGCCCATCCACCGCCATCGTCGGGGTCTACCTCGGCCTGAACGGCTCGGACCGGGAACTCGCCCTGCCCGGCTCGAACTATTGGCTCTACGACAGCTACGATATGGACGACGACTACCGACGCTTCCGCCGGGCCCCCGACAGCGACCCCTACTTCGCCTACATCTCCTTTCCCTCGAAAAGAGATTCGCAGTGGGCGGAAAAACATCCCGGCAAAGCGAGCATCCAGGTCCTCGGGATCGGTCCCTACGACTGGTTCGAACGGTGGGAGAAGAGCAGGTTGGGCGGGCGAGGGGCGGATTACGAGGCCCTCAAGGAGGAAATGAAAGAGAAGCTGCTGCAGAAGCTGTATTCGGTCCTGCCCCAGGTCAAAGGTCGGGTCGAAGTCTGCGTGGCCTCCACCCCCCTGTCGACCAGGCATTTCTCCAATTACCGGAGGGGCGAGATCTACGGCCTCGAACACACCCCGGAGCGTTTTCGCCTGAACTGGCTGCGGGCCCAGACCCCCGTAAAAAATCTTTTCTTGACCGGTCAGGACATCGTGACGGTCGGCGTCGCAGGCGCCCTTCTCTCCGGTGTGATCACCGGCTCTGCCATCCTGAAAAAAAACCTGTTGTGGCGCATCCTCAAGGGCAGGCCCATCTGA
- the plsY gene encoding glycerol-3-phosphate 1-O-acyltransferase PlsY, with the protein MGILTLLLLVSYLIGAIPTGVLLTRLAGGGDVRQSGSGNIGATNVYRVAGRRLGVLTLAGDALKGVLPVLYATAVLGLGDAQTGLVALAAFLGHCYPVYLGFKGGKGVATALGIFLVLSPLSVLGAFLLFALLLWRFRYISLGSISAAAVIPFLVLLVEGSRPLFLATLIISALVVLRHRGNIERLLNGTENRFRA; encoded by the coding sequence ATGGGCATACTGACTCTGCTTCTTCTCGTCTCCTATCTTATCGGAGCCATCCCCACCGGGGTCCTGCTGACCCGTTTGGCGGGGGGAGGCGATGTCCGCCAGTCGGGCAGCGGCAACATTGGCGCTACCAATGTCTACCGGGTGGCGGGTCGCCGCCTCGGGGTGCTGACCCTGGCCGGGGACGCCCTCAAGGGGGTGCTGCCGGTTCTCTACGCCACCGCGGTCCTCGGCCTGGGCGACGCCCAGACCGGGCTCGTCGCCCTGGCGGCCTTTCTGGGGCACTGTTACCCCGTCTATCTCGGATTCAAGGGGGGCAAGGGGGTGGCTACAGCCCTTGGCATATTCCTCGTTCTCTCCCCCCTGTCCGTACTCGGAGCCTTTCTCCTTTTCGCTCTGCTGCTGTGGCGCTTCCGTTACATCTCCCTGGGATCGATCAGCGCCGCGGCGGTAATTCCTTTCCTGGTCCTGTTGGTCGAGGGCTCCCGGCCCCTGTTCCTTGCCACCCTGATCATAAGCGCCCTGGTGGTTCTGCGTCACCGGGGCAATATCGAGCGTCTTCTCAATGGCACCGAAAATCGCTTCAGAGCCTGA